The following coding sequences lie in one Deltaproteobacteria bacterium genomic window:
- a CDS encoding T9SS type A sorting domain-containing protein, with protein MKTKPLLLLSLIFICSTSWALDPVAPKSERAFGRIRVKTPLPSDTCEIKGKASQTEGKFIPIPCADMTKVLIGDYELRVKLQNTEWSKEVSILPTEFTEVNVVGFGNIKVSSPNPNLDSVEVLSLDGRKVREFFTKDTITLPTGTYNLKIKTNKQEVPLNDVVIFSNTTREVSVSF; from the coding sequence ATGAAAACCAAACCCTTACTCCTTTTATCCTTAATCTTCATTTGTTCTACCAGCTGGGCCTTGGATCCTGTGGCCCCTAAGTCCGAAAGGGCCTTTGGTCGCATTCGAGTCAAAACGCCCCTCCCTTCCGACACCTGCGAAATTAAAGGAAAGGCGAGCCAAACCGAGGGAAAATTCATTCCCATCCCCTGTGCCGACATGACCAAAGTGTTGATAGGAGATTATGAACTGAGGGTGAAACTTCAAAATACAGAGTGGAGCAAAGAGGTAAGCATTCTTCCTACCGAATTTACCGAGGTGAATGTGGTGGGTTTTGGAAATATCAAGGTAAGTTCCCCTAATCCCAACCTGGATTCAGTAGAAGTTTTAAGCCTCGATGGAAGAAAAGTTCGCGAGTTTTTTACCAAAGATACCATTACGCTTCCCACGGGCACTTATAATTTGAAGATCAAAACGAACAAGCAGGAAGTCCCCCTCAACGATGTGGTGATTTTTAGTAATACGACCAGGGAAGTTTCGGTGAGTTTTTAG